In Halorussus lipolyticus, a genomic segment contains:
- a CDS encoding DUF6610 family protein, with amino-acid sequence MALSARPTSRIATEITTARQADHVAFLHRVPFALDAFRLGFLTGFREDCTYQQHQYTDLELPVGMLDNDFRNPDLDRYVERFFEYEPQVGVIGDAYDVDEVDEYVTTAREIQGSYPGADLVIVPKCRATIRAVPDDLVVGYSRGYADRLAHEFSDPVDWRGRRVHILGGSPPKQLSVIDQLTRPTLTGDPPADIVGLDWNGVHRGAQFGEFWTPDGWDDSGRNADHVTVRKTVRHGLARIREFWQAQGVWPESTPQEDEPQIAYQGPSPGDIESAACTECGTNVWTTDRGPYVAEYDTGDICGYCSYDCYFSHRHRNHLEELAGEQSVYLPPA; translated from the coding sequence ATGGCACTCTCAGCACGTCCGACCAGTCGCATCGCAACGGAAATTACAACTGCCCGTCAGGCCGACCACGTAGCGTTCCTCCACCGCGTTCCCTTCGCGCTTGATGCATTCCGACTCGGTTTTCTTACGGGCTTTCGCGAAGACTGTACCTACCAACAGCACCAGTACACAGATCTGGAGCTACCGGTCGGGATGCTCGACAACGATTTTCGCAATCCCGACCTTGATCGATACGTCGAGCGCTTTTTCGAGTACGAACCGCAGGTCGGGGTAATCGGTGACGCCTACGACGTCGACGAGGTCGATGAATACGTTACCACCGCACGCGAAATCCAGGGAAGCTACCCCGGTGCAGACCTCGTGATCGTTCCAAAGTGCCGTGCCACAATTCGCGCAGTCCCCGATGATCTTGTCGTCGGGTACTCCCGCGGCTACGCCGATCGACTCGCTCACGAATTCTCTGACCCTGTGGATTGGCGTGGCCGTCGCGTCCACATTCTCGGTGGAAGCCCGCCCAAGCAACTCAGCGTGATTGACCAGCTTACTCGCCCGACGCTGACGGGCGACCCACCGGCCGATATCGTCGGCCTCGATTGGAACGGTGTCCATCGGGGGGCGCAGTTCGGCGAGTTTTGGACGCCCGATGGGTGGGACGACAGCGGTCGCAACGCCGATCATGTAACTGTTCGCAAGACCGTGCGCCACGGCCTCGCTCGGATTCGTGAGTTCTGGCAGGCGCAGGGCGTCTGGCCCGAGTCGACACCCCAGGAAGACGAGCCCCAAATCGCGTATCAGGGTCCGTCACCGGGCGATATCGAGAGTGCGGCGTGTACTGAGTGTGGCACAAACGTGTGGACGACCGACCGCGGTCCATACGTCGCAGAGTACGACACGGGGGACATCTGTGGCTACTGCAGCTACGACTGCTACTTTTCACACCGGCACCGGAATCACCTCGAAGAACTTGCTGGCGAGCAGAGCGTCTACCTCCCACCGGCGTGA
- a CDS encoding nucleotidyltransferase domain-containing protein, which produces MNSEAAAEALPAGSHREAATAFVERARSQHGDDLVELYVFGSTVRGEARGRSSDVDILVVLPDAPDRDAIADSLRDIAYDVMLEHGPLVELHILDETTFERHRNEGNPFVHNVLSEGRSYA; this is translated from the coding sequence ATGAATAGTGAGGCCGCGGCCGAGGCGCTTCCTGCTGGCTCACACCGCGAGGCAGCCACAGCCTTTGTCGAGCGCGCACGGTCTCAGCACGGTGATGACCTCGTTGAGCTATACGTTTTCGGGTCGACTGTCCGTGGCGAAGCAAGGGGTCGGTCGAGCGACGTCGATATCCTGGTCGTCCTCCCGGATGCACCAGACCGAGACGCTATCGCTGATTCCCTCCGTGACATCGCCTACGATGTGATGCTTGAACACGGGCCGCTCGTCGAACTCCACATTTTGGACGAGACTACGTTTGAGCGCCACCGGAACGAAGGGAACCCGTTTGTTCACAATGTTCTCAGCGAGGGTCGATCCTATGCCTGA
- a CDS encoding HEAT repeat domain-containing protein codes for MNFQESTEQFIKALENQGTKRISDPTRIWEILDLATDHLRDTSPAGQYARRMIHVLPETDQTDLGKNGELDSEHITKKVRNTKTAKAAAALCARHGIPTEGRCGRNHSTTTINALGECLSADDADIRAWSAKAFDYTYEFDPDPVAEQLLEASEDSDPRVRAAAIGALCHDIWRQEPITDWADSAMATLADGFIDDARIVRTRAASIVESPELLIETKLWGSHVDPETRARVVRNATNLDVSETATDESWIIHPAKVMADLCFDEVWEHLEEYPEFE; via the coding sequence ATGAACTTTCAGGAATCCACCGAACAATTCATCAAAGCGCTCGAAAATCAAGGGACAAAGAGGATTTCAGACCCAACAAGGATATGGGAGATACTGGATCTCGCCACGGATCACCTCAGAGACACATCACCTGCAGGCCAATATGCACGTAGGATGATACACGTGCTGCCAGAGACAGATCAAACCGATCTGGGAAAGAATGGAGAACTCGACAGCGAGCATATCACAAAGAAAGTACGTAATACGAAGACAGCGAAGGCGGCAGCAGCGCTCTGTGCCCGACACGGGATTCCAACTGAGGGGCGTTGCGGCCGCAACCATTCAACCACCACTATCAACGCTCTTGGGGAGTGTCTGTCGGCTGATGATGCTGATATCCGGGCCTGGAGTGCAAAAGCATTCGATTATACGTACGAATTTGATCCAGATCCTGTCGCGGAACAACTCTTGGAAGCGTCTGAAGATTCTGATCCTCGGGTACGTGCAGCGGCGATTGGTGCATTGTGTCATGATATCTGGAGACAAGAGCCCATCACCGACTGGGCAGACTCCGCAATGGCCACACTTGCGGATGGTTTTATTGATGATGCCAGAATTGTGCGGACCAGGGCGGCGAGCATAGTCGAATCACCAGAGCTTCTTATTGAGACGAAACTCTGGGGCAGCCACGTAGATCCAGAAACTCGTGCTCGGGTGGTCCGAAATGCCACAAATTTGGATGTTAGTGAAACAGCTACAGATGAATCGTGGATAATACACCCAGCTAAAGTAATGGCTGACCTGTGTTTCGATGAGGTATGGGAACATTTAGAAGAGTATCCAGAATTTGAATAG
- a CDS encoding ImmA/IrrE family metallo-endopeptidase, whose translation MTTTSDSSVSFEETDARRDEMHSTIEAWIDDLVDHVDDAQASEEFQDWLDVQSRFHDYSHRNTLLIKLQYPEATKVAGYNTWRNEFDRHVQEGEQAIWIWTPIITNRCPECENSPSYHEQIGCEYDETSPEEWSKGLVGFKPTAVFDVSQTEGEPLPELETEATGDADDLVPTLKDAAADIGVTVRIVNAGEWEHGDATGVCKYRRKRDLQPVVEAKARSNHADLAVTLIHEYAHALLHSDITDKTERAKREVEAEAVAYIVGRYCGLDTSGSAFYLAAWQEDNPASIQNRLDRISNTAKEIIERID comes from the coding sequence ATGACTACGACCAGTGATTCGTCGGTCTCATTCGAGGAGACCGACGCCCGACGCGACGAGATGCACAGTACCATCGAAGCGTGGATCGACGACCTCGTCGACCACGTCGACGATGCGCAGGCCAGCGAGGAGTTCCAAGACTGGCTGGACGTCCAGAGTCGCTTCCACGACTATTCCCATCGGAACACGCTTCTCATTAAGCTCCAGTATCCCGAAGCGACGAAGGTCGCAGGCTACAACACGTGGCGGAATGAGTTCGACCGGCACGTCCAGGAAGGCGAACAGGCCATCTGGATCTGGACACCGATCATCACCAACCGATGTCCCGAGTGTGAGAATTCGCCGAGCTACCACGAGCAAATCGGTTGTGAGTACGACGAGACATCACCGGAGGAGTGGTCGAAGGGGCTTGTCGGCTTCAAGCCAACGGCGGTCTTCGACGTGTCCCAGACTGAAGGTGAGCCGCTCCCTGAGTTAGAAACGGAGGCGACTGGCGACGCCGACGACCTCGTGCCTACACTCAAGGATGCAGCCGCTGATATCGGCGTGACAGTTCGTATCGTCAATGCTGGCGAGTGGGAGCATGGCGACGCAACGGGCGTCTGCAAATATCGGAGGAAGCGTGATCTCCAACCAGTCGTCGAGGCGAAAGCCCGCTCGAATCACGCCGATCTCGCTGTCACGCTGATTCACGAATACGCCCACGCACTCCTCCACTCGGACATCACCGACAAAACCGAGCGGGCGAAACGCGAGGTCGAAGCAGAAGCCGTCGCATACATCGTTGGCCGGTACTGCGGGCTCGACACAAGTGGGTCGGCGTTCTATCTTGCTGCATGGCAAGAAGATAATCCAGCGTCGATCCAAAATCGGCTTGACCGGATTAGCAACACGGCAAAAGAAATCATTGAGAGGATTGACTAA
- a CDS encoding SWIM zinc finger family protein: protein MTTPLANLETTSRVRKRAQYEALEFELQNGDVRVRNGSYADPENHEYTVRIEDDLPTACTCPADAKYSGACKHRVAVALRRPILDAVRHHQLLADGGEAVQPSNQVRDHEENSEEQPEADEPDCDCADLSSDFPCWECYRTGRRDLPE from the coding sequence ATGACAACGCCACTTGCAAACCTAGAGACGACGAGTAGAGTCCGGAAACGCGCCCAGTACGAAGCCCTTGAATTCGAACTCCAAAACGGTGATGTGCGTGTTCGGAATGGAAGCTACGCCGACCCGGAGAATCACGAGTACACCGTTCGCATCGAGGACGACCTGCCGACAGCGTGTACGTGCCCGGCAGACGCGAAATACAGCGGGGCGTGCAAACACCGCGTCGCTGTTGCGCTCCGCCGACCCATTCTCGACGCTGTCCGCCACCACCAACTCCTCGCCGACGGTGGCGAGGCTGTCCAGCCCTCAAACCAAGTGCGCGACCACGAGGAGAACTCCGAAGAACAACCGGAGGCCGACGAGCCAGACTGCGACTGTGCAGACCTCTCCAGCGATTTTCCGTGCTGGGAGTGCTACCGGACTGGACGACGTGACCTCCCTGAATAG
- a CDS encoding HEPN domain-containing protein produces the protein MYYACFHAAQAALYDRGYDPSTHGGVLSLFGSEIVSEGDASREDGRFLNDLGELRQQADYGYGTLDEDVDALLSRTRKFVAEMETLCSTED, from the coding sequence CTGTACTATGCGTGCTTTCATGCCGCACAGGCCGCCTTATACGACCGAGGGTATGATCCTAGCACCCATGGCGGTGTTCTCTCCTTATTCGGATCAGAGATCGTTAGTGAAGGCGATGCATCGCGCGAAGACGGTCGCTTTCTGAACGACCTCGGGGAACTCCGCCAGCAGGCTGACTACGGCTATGGGACTCTCGACGAGGATGTCGATGCACTTCTTTCACGAACTCGCAAATTCGTCGCCGAAATGGAAACTCTCTGCTCAACTGAGGATTGA
- a CDS encoding PIN domain-containing protein: MIVDTSFVLDVIDGVEEAVEKERELEAAGVPLVIPAMTLLELYIGVGKVANSAQERQQVEAILDTYPLVEMTPSISRRAGRLLGEQMNADDGDGPGIGKGDAAIAATALERDEPILTADSHFGTIDGVEIETYR; the protein is encoded by the coding sequence ATGATCGTCGACACGAGCTTCGTTCTGGACGTCATCGACGGTGTGGAGGAGGCCGTCGAGAAAGAACGAGAACTCGAAGCCGCAGGTGTCCCCCTCGTCATTCCCGCGATGACCCTGCTCGAACTCTACATCGGCGTGGGGAAAGTCGCAAACTCGGCACAGGAACGCCAGCAAGTCGAAGCGATTCTCGACACCTACCCGCTCGTGGAGATGACACCGAGTATCTCCCGTCGTGCTGGTCGACTGCTCGGCGAGCAAATGAACGCAGACGATGGCGATGGGCCGGGCATCGGGAAAGGTGATGCCGCAATTGCAGCGACAGCACTCGAACGCGACGAGCCGATTTTGACGGCCGACTCTCATTTCGGAACGATCGACGGCGTCGAGATCGAAACGTATCGATGA